Genomic segment of Flavobacteriales bacterium:
ACTAACTATCTACAGATCCCAAAATGTTCTTCTTCTTCTTCGCCCCAAGAAACTTCTGTGATCTAGAACAAAAGCAACTACAAGATAAATAATTAGGGGAGATCCCAAAGTAACAAACGACAAATAGATAAAATACAACCTTATCCTAGATGAGTCTACTCCAAACAAATCCCCGAGCCAAGAACATACTCCGAAAGCTCTTTTTTCAAAAACATCTTGAATCTTTTCAATCATCAATGGATCGTCTTATTATTTGAGTACCAACGTTGCAAGCTAAGCATTTTTTCGCAGTACAATAGTGTTTGTATAACTGTAGCATCGCTTGACTTTCGAATGATGATTTACCTAAAAAACCATTTTCTAACATGAGGCTCACTGTTTTGTTTCTCTCAATTTTCATATCACGTAATAAATCAAGGGCGCGATTCTTTAACTCTTCTTTACCAGATTTAACTCCATAAACAAACATAAAAGGTACAATAGTGTTGATTATTAAGTTATCAATTGAATTCTTTCCGAGCTGTTTTATCTTCTGAATGTCTTGCTTATTATTAAAGGTATAGTGCGTATTCCAGAATTCTGAAGCACTACATTCTAAGTGTTTTCTTATTTTATCCACCTTATTTAACTGCATCAATTTTGAAAAGAGGTCTTCTCCCAAATATAATAAGTTGGCAAATTGAGAGATTCTTACAGTTGGGAAGTTGTTAGGCCTCATTCGAGAGAATTTCCATAAATGTTTCTGAAGCGGAACTAAATTAAATTTATTCTTCAGGTGACTATACTCTGTTGATAGCTTTGTAGTATAATCCTCTGCGATATCACTATCAAGGAAACCTGCTTGTCCAAACAAACAGGCTTCGAGGGTTAAAAGGTTTACACGACACGACATAATGCATTTGAAAGGAATTGATTTAATCATTAACTCAAATGGTAAACCGTTAACATTAAATCCAAAGTTTTTTGCCAGTTGCAACAAAAAAACTTCTTCCCAATTATTTTTTGAAATATCTAGACTCTGAACTATTAGTGCAGATTTCTCCTCGAGTCGCTCCACAAGAACACGCTCCATCCAACTACTCACAATAAAAGGATCAACACTCGACAGAGCTTCTTTACATGGAAGAGTATCCTTATTCTCTACTAAACCAATATAAGTTTGAAGTAACTGGTTATTGAATTTTTCTTTTATAATTAACTCCGGAATTTCGTTTCCGTTCTTTCTAAGGACTGGCTTACTTGACTCATAAACAACATGTAGAATAATATTGTCATAGGCTTTATCGAGATGATGCTTATGTAATTTCCAATCGGAGGCCTTAACATGAATTTCAACGTTTCCCGCCCAAAGAGTGTCTCCTATTCTAATTTTCGCATTAAAAAAATCGGGGCCAGCATCTACGTTTCTTTCACCAGGAGATACGATTTCAACCTTCTCTTCTTGAGAAGTGATTAAGCCATGCATATCCAACAACCTGTTTTGCCACAGGTAATAGATAAATTCTTCATTTAGTGAGATGAGAGACGAAATAATAAGTTGTTTTTAAATAAGGCCTCGATCCAATAGGGTCGCCTCCATTTCTTTTTGAATTTCTTGCGCTTTTATATTTGCCTTTGTTCCGAACTCCATTCCTTCTCCAGCAAATAAAATCCCTCTAGAAACATTAACTAATAATCCACAACTATCGGTTAAACCATACTTTGCTACTTCTTGTAAATCCCCACCTTGAGAACCCACTCCTGGAACCAATAAAAAATGCTCCGGTATGATTTTACGAATATCTTCTAATTCAGAAGCCTTTGTGGCACCCACAACATACATAGTATTATTTGTAGTTCCCCATTCTTTGGAAGCACTTAAAACCTCTTTGTATAGCTCTTGTCCATTAGCTAAAACTTTCGTCTGAAAATTGCTCGCACTCGAATTTGAGGTAAGAGCCAAGATCACCACCCATTTATCCTCATATTGCAAATATGGACTAATGCCATCTTCTCCCATATAAGGGTTTACTGTAACTGAGTCGAAGTTTAAACGCTTGAAAAAAGCTTTCGCATACTTATTAGATGTATTACCAATATCACCTCTTTTGGCATCCGCAATAGTAAATATCCCCTTGGGGATATAAGCCATAGTCTTCTCTAAGCTTTTCCATCCATTGGCTCCTGTACTCTCATAAAAAGCCAGATTCGGTTTGTACGCAACACAGAAGTCTTTCGTAGCATCAATTATTGCCTTGTTGAATTCAAAAATCGGATCTTCGTACTTATGAAGATGCGCTGGGATTTTATCGTAATCACTATCCAATCCAACACATAAGAAAGATTTCTTCTCCTTTATTTTCTCAAATAATTCTTCTTTATTCATGCTTTTGAAATATTTATTCGCCCGAACTTTCTTTTAACTTTTCAGTATTCTCAGCCAATTGTAATTCATCTATAAATTCTTGAATATCGCCATTCATGAAATTTGGTAAGTTATGCATCGACAATCCAATTCTATGATCGGTTACTCTTCCTTGAGCATAGTTATAGGTTCTTATCTTAGCAGATCTATCTCCCGTAGAAACCATGGTTTTCCTTTTCCCACTAATCTCTTCCATGTATTTATTGTACTCCAATTCATATATTCTACTTCGGAGAACTTGCATTGCCTTATCTAAATTCTTTAATTGTGATTTCTGATCTTGGCATTGTGCAACTATTCCGGTTGGTATGTGCGTTAATCTCACAGCCGAATAAGTTGTATTCACTGATTGTCCTCCAGGACCAGATGAACAATATGTATCCTTTCTAATATCGTTTTGCTTAAGATCAATATCAAATTCATCGGCCTCTGGCAATACTACAACTGATGCTGCCGAAGTATGCACTCTACCTTGTGTTTCTGTTTGCGGAACTCGTTGAACCCGATGTACGCCAGATTCATATTTCATCTGACCATAAACATCATCGCCATTTATGTTAAATACAATTTCCTTGTATCCTCCGGATGTACCGTGAGAGGTATCTACCAACTCAATTTTCCAGCCTCTTGAATCACAGTATTTCGAATACATTCTAAACAAGTCACCGGCAAAAATACTGGCTTCATCTCCTCCTGTTCCAGCTCTAAGTTCAATTAAAGCATTTTTATCATCTGCAGGATCTTTAGGAATAATTAAAATTTTTATTTTCTCCTCTAATACATCAAAAGCTTTTTTACACTCATCTAGCTCTTGCTTAGCCATTTCTCTAAAATCAGGATCTTTCTCTTCCTTTAAAATCTCCTTATTATTCTCAATATTACTGAGAAGGTCTTCATACTCCTTATGGACTGGCTCAACCCAAAAAAGGTCCTTATATTCTTTATTAAGTTGTGCGTAGCGCTTCTGGTCGGAAATTATTTCGGGATCAGAAATCTGCTCCTCCAATTCAACCCACTTAGCATTTAAAGCTTTTAATTTATCTAACATTACAACCTAATTGATTAATATTCGAAAGTACCGTACTCCGACTCAATCGTAACTTTTTTAGCGGATGCTTTCTCACACCTACCTACAATTTTAGCTTCGATTCCAAAACTCTCCGAGATCGAAATAATATCCTGAGCATACTCCTGTGGAATATATATTTCCATACGATGCCCCATATTAAATACTTTGTACATTTCCTTCCAAGGTGTTTGAGACTGATCTTGGATCAATTTAAACAATGGTGGAATATCAAACATGTTGTCTTTAATTACATGTAAGTTATCAATGAAATGTAATATTTTAGTTTGTGCTCCTCCACTACAGTGTATCATTCCGTGTACTTTATCACGATGCGACTCCAATATCTTACAAATTACTGGTCCATAAGTTCTAGTCGCTGATAACACAAGTTGTCCGGCATTAAGTGGTGTACCTTCTACATTATCCTGCAAACCTACTTTACCCGAATAAACTAAATCCTTTGGCACTTGTGGATCAAAACTTTCCGGATATTTATCTGCTAATTTATTTTCAAAAACATCATGACGAGCAGAAGTTAAACCATTACTTCCCATTCCTCCATTATACAAAGATTCGTAGGTTGACTGACCAGAAGATGACAAACCAACAATGATGTCACCATCTCCTATTTTCTCATTCGTTATCACTTCCGATCTTTTCATCCTGCAAGTAACTGTAGAGTCCACAATAATTGTTCTGACCAAATCCCCTACATCCGCTGTTTCACCACCCGTGGAGTGAATATCTATTCCTTGGGATCGAAGTTCCGCTAGTACTTCTTCTGTACCATTTATTATCGCTGCTATTACTTCCCCGGGTATAAGGTTC
This window contains:
- a CDS encoding DUF2851 family protein produces the protein MLDMHGLITSQEEKVEIVSPGERNVDAGPDFFNAKIRIGDTLWAGNVEIHVKASDWKLHKHHLDKAYDNIILHVVYESSKPVLRKNGNEIPELIIKEKFNNQLLQTYIGLVENKDTLPCKEALSSVDPFIVSSWMERVLVERLEEKSALIVQSLDISKNNWEEVFLLQLAKNFGFNVNGLPFELMIKSIPFKCIMSCRVNLLTLEACLFGQAGFLDSDIAEDYTTKLSTEYSHLKNKFNLVPLQKHLWKFSRMRPNNFPTVRISQFANLLYLGEDLFSKLMQLNKVDKIRKHLECSASEFWNTHYTFNNKQDIQKIKQLGKNSIDNLIINTIVPFMFVYGVKSGKEELKNRALDLLRDMKIERNKTVSLMLENGFLGKSSFESQAMLQLYKHYCTAKKCLACNVGTQIIRRSIDD
- a CDS encoding PspC domain-containing protein, whose amino-acid sequence is MIEKIQDVFEKRAFGVCSWLGDLFGVDSSRIRLYFIYLSFVTLGSPLIIYLVVAFVLDHRSFLGRRRRRTFWDL
- the prfA gene encoding peptide chain release factor 1, with protein sequence MLDKLKALNAKWVELEEQISDPEIISDQKRYAQLNKEYKDLFWVEPVHKEYEDLLSNIENNKEILKEEKDPDFREMAKQELDECKKAFDVLEEKIKILIIPKDPADDKNALIELRAGTGGDEASIFAGDLFRMYSKYCDSRGWKIELVDTSHGTSGGYKEIVFNINGDDVYGQMKYESGVHRVQRVPQTETQGRVHTSAASVVVLPEADEFDIDLKQNDIRKDTYCSSGPGGQSVNTTYSAVRLTHIPTGIVAQCQDQKSQLKNLDKAMQVLRSRIYELEYNKYMEEISGKRKTMVSTGDRSAKIRTYNYAQGRVTDHRIGLSMHNLPNFMNGDIQEFIDELQLAENTEKLKESSGE
- the pyrF gene encoding orotidine-5'-phosphate decarboxylase, with the translated sequence MNKEELFEKIKEKKSFLCVGLDSDYDKIPAHLHKYEDPIFEFNKAIIDATKDFCVAYKPNLAFYESTGANGWKSLEKTMAYIPKGIFTIADAKRGDIGNTSNKYAKAFFKRLNFDSVTVNPYMGEDGISPYLQYEDKWVVILALTSNSSASNFQTKVLANGQELYKEVLSASKEWGTTNNTMYVVGATKASELEDIRKIIPEHFLLVPGVGSQGGDLQEVAKYGLTDSCGLLVNVSRGILFAGEGMEFGTKANIKAQEIQKEMEATLLDRGLI
- a CDS encoding phosphoribosylformylglycinamidine cyclo-ligase — its product is MSDKLKYELRGVSASKEDVHNAIANIDKGLFPKSFCKIIPDILGGDEEYCNIMHADGAGTKSSLAYTYWKETGDISVWKGIAQDAIVMNIDDLLCIGATQKILLSSTIGRNKNLIPGEVIAAIINGTEEVLAELRSQGIDIHSTGGETADVGDLVRTIIVDSTVTCRMKRSEVITNEKIGDGDIIVGLSSSGQSTYESLYNGGMGSNGLTSARHDVFENKLADKYPESFDPQVPKDLVYSGKVGLQDNVEGTPLNAGQLVLSATRTYGPVICKILESHRDKVHGMIHCSGGAQTKILHFIDNLHVIKDNMFDIPPLFKLIQDQSQTPWKEMYKVFNMGHRMEIYIPQEYAQDIISISESFGIEAKIVGRCEKASAKKVTIESEYGTFEY